In Caldibacillus debilis DSM 16016, the sequence CCGACCGGTTCCTTGCTGTAAGAAATCAGCATATTTTTCGTTTGCTGATAGTGTTCCAGCATCATCTTGTGGTTTTCGCGGCCGATGCCGGATTGTTTGTATCCGCCGAATGCCGCGTGCGCCGGATAGAGGTGGTAGCAGTTGACCCAGATGCGCCCGGCCTGGATCTTCCGCGCGATCTGGTACGCCTCGTGAACGTCCCGCGTCCAGAGGCCGGCGCCCAGTCCGTACAGCGTATCGTTGGCGATCTCGATCAGTTCCTTTTCGTCCTTGAAGGTGGTGACGGAGACCACGGGACCGAAAATTTCCTCTTGGAAAACGCGCATCTTGTTGTGGCCCTTCAGAACGGTGGGCTGAATGTAGTATCCGTCCGGGTACTGCGGATTGTGGTAGGGCCCGCCGCCAGTCAGCACTTCGGCCCCTTCCTTTTTGCCGATGTCGATGTAGCTGAGGATTTTCTCATACTGATCTTTGGAAGCCTGGGCGCCCATCATCGTTTCGGGATGGAGGGGATCGCCCATCTTGATCTTCCGGACGCGCTCCAACGCCCTTTCGATGAATTCATCATAGATCGATTCCTGGATCAGGGCGCGGGAAGGACAGGTGCAGACTTCCCCTTGATTCAAGGCGAACAGCGTAAATCCTTCCAGGGCCTTTTCCAGGAAGGCGTCATCTTTCCGCATCACGCTTTCGGTGAAAATGTTGGGCGATTTTCCACCCAGTTCGAGGGTCACGGGCGTAATGTTCTCGGAAGCGAACTGCATGATCAGCCGGCCCGTCGTGGTTTCACCCGTAAAGGCAACTTTTCCTACCCTGGGCGAGGTCGCCAGGGGCTGCCCCGCTTCGGGACCAAAGCCGTTGACGATGTTCAATACTCCCGGAGGAAGCAGGTCCCCCACCAATTCGGCAAACAGCATGATGGTGGCCGGTGTCTGTTCCGCCGGTTTCAGGACGACGCAGTTTCCTGCCGCAAGGGCGGGGGCCAGTTTCCAGGCAGCCATCAGGAGGGGGAAATTCCAAGGAATGATCTGCCCCACCACGCCGATGGGCTCTTTGATGTGCATCGACAAGGTTTGGGCGTCAATCTCGGACACCGATCCTTCTTCGCCGCGAATCACTCCGGCAAAATAGCGGAAATGATCGATCGCCAGGGGCAGGTCGGCAGCCAGCGTTTCGCGGATCGGCTTCCCGTTGTCCCAAGTCTCTGAGAGGGCCAGTTTTTCCAGGTTTTCTTCCAGCCGGTCGGCGATTTTCAGCAAGATGCGGCTGCGCTCCGCGACGGAGGTATTTCCCCATTTTTCCTTGGCCTGATGAGCCTTATCCAGGGCGAGTTCAATGTCTTCCCTTTGGGAACGGGCCACCTTGGTAAACACCCGCCCGTTCACCGGAGACGGATTCTCGAAATATTCCCCGTTTACCGGGGGCACCCACTCGCCGCCGATGAAATTGTCATATTTCTCCTTGTACTGAACGGGGCTTTCCGGCGTGTTCGGCGCCGGATAAGATGCCGACACTTGTTGGGTCATAAGGTCATTCCTCCTTCTTACGATATGGATTTTTTGCTGATTCAACCCGAATGTGCTTCCCATCTCCCGTGCGGTAATGAAGAAGCCTTTTCCGTCCCGGTCCCGGCGCCCGACGGAACCAAGCGGAACCCGATGATATCGCTTTCAATATCCTCCGGCCTTTCTCCGCTTCCCTGCTACGTCATTTCCCCTCACCCCGCATGGTTCTTCTCAGGTTTTCCGTCTTTCGCCTTCCGCCTTTTTGTTAATGCAAAGTTCATGCCAAATCTCTTCAAAAGGCCGTGGCGCAGTCAGGTCGCGGCCTTCAACCCGGTTGAAGCCGCCCGATTTTGTTCCATTGAACACCCTTTTGGAACAGTGATTGTTCCATCGGCACAAAGGATGGAACAATCGGATGATTTTGTAAATTCAATTCCTTTGGTATAATTTGATATAAATAAATAATATAGAACAGATAGTAAATATAGACTAATTTGAAAAATAGATCCGGAAAGGAGGAATGACCGTGGAGATCCTGGAATCGCCCCAGGTGCTGTCCGCTTCCCATCAACGCAGCAGGCAATTCGGCGTCGACCCGGATCATGTGGTAAACGATATCTTGAGCGGCGGTGAACTGCGCGACCGCCAGTCCCGGCTGCGCCCGCTGCTTTCCGCTGCGGAAACGGTGCTGAAACCGCTCTGGAAGTTCCTGGAGAAACGGTCTTTCATGGTGCTGCTCTCCGACGCGGACGGCTACATCCTGTCCTCCTGGGGAAAGTCGCCGTTCACGGAACGGGCCAAAATGGTGCAGCTCAGCACCGGCGCCAACTGGCACGAACGGGTGAAGGGAACGAACGCGATCGGGACGGCGCTGATGGAACGGAAACCGGTCAGTATCGTCGGCAGCCAACACTTCTGCTACGAAAACCATTTTCTCACCTGTTACGCGGCGCCCCTTTACACGTCAACCGGCGAACTGATCGGCGTCCTGGACATCAGCGGAGAGGTTCATGCGCACCATCCCCATACCCTGGGCATGGTGACGGCGGCGGCGATGGCTTGCCAATCCCGCCTGCTTTTGGAGGAATCGCGGCGGGAACTGACCCTTGTCCTCCATGCAGCCGATGCGATCATGCAAACCTGCGCGCAGCCGCTTCTGTCGGTGGACGGCGAAGGAAAGATCATGCGCCTGAACCAGGCGGCCGAGGCCCTGTTTCACGTCCAGGCCAGCCGGTGCGTCGGCCAGCCCCTCGAGATGCTTTTCGGCAAGCACGGTGCCGCAAGGATCCTTTCCCTGAAAAACGGCGACATCACCGAACTCCGGTTGGAGGAATCCGCCCGTTCCGGCGTCCCGGACACGTGGATCGTTCGCGCCGTGAAGGACGAGCGCAAACATCCGTTCTGCACCATCCTCTCCCCCATGCCGGCACCATCCGGGCCTTCAGCCGGTGACGGCCGGACGAGCGACGCCGGCAAAAAGGATGAAGCTCGTTCCGCGCCTCAGAGGATCATCGCCTCCTGCCCCAAGGTCAAGCAAGTTTTCGCCTTACTCCGCCATATCGCCAAATCGAATGCCACCGTTTTAATCCGGGGGGAAACGGGCACGGGAAAAGAGATCGCCGCAAGGGAACTGCACCGGCAAAGCGGACGGAAAGGACCGTTTGTAGTGGTGAATTGCGGCGCCATCCCGGAATCCCTCATCGAATCGGAACTCTTCGGATACGAAAAAGGCGCCTTTACCGGCGCCCAGCAGAAGGGACAAATGGGCAAATTTGAAGCGGCCAATCAGGGCACCCTGTTTCTCGACGAGATCGGCGAACTTCCCTTGGCTTCCCAGGCCGTTCTGCTCCGGGTGCTGGAAGAAAAGCGGGTCACGCGCATCGGTTCCCACGTATCGAAACCGGTGGATGTGCGGATTGTGGCCGCCACAAACCGGGATCTGTATCAAGAGGTTGTGCAAAAGCGTTTTCGCGCCGATCTGTACTTCAGGCTGAATGAAATGGAGATCGTTCTTCCGCCCTTGCGGGAACGGACCGATCTGGACGAACTCATCCGCCACTTTTTGCATGAGATCACGGCCGAACTGAATATTCCGCCCCTGTCCATCGCCCCGGAGGCCATGCATCTGTTGAGACAGTATCAATGGCCGGGAAACATCCGGCAATTGCGGCACGTCATCCGCCAGGCCGTCTTCCGGGCCCATTTTGTCAAGGGAAAGGATGACGTCGGCCCGGGCGATCTCCAGCTGCCCGATGACGAGTTGATTGAAAGCGATTCCATCCGGGAGAACCCCCTTCCGGAAAAACCGGGCCGGACATCCGGGGATGAAGAATCGCGGATCGCCCTCGCCCTCCGCGAAGCCGGGGGCAACGTTTCGCAGGCAGCCCGGTACCTCAAGATGGGCCGCACCACCCTGTACCGGAAATTGAAACAGTACCCCCGGCTGGCCGCCATCCGCAAGGAAAAAAACGAATAATCGCCCGGAGCCCTCGCAAAAGGAATTGACCGGTAAACAAGGGCAAGGAAAAAAGAATAACCGCCCCGATGAGAAGGCCCGTGCCGCGTCGGCACGGGCTTTTTGCCGATTTCAACAGATTTCGTCCGAATTTTCGCTGCTGCCGGTGCAAGGGGAAGATCGTCCCATCCTTTTTTGTCTTCCCCTTCATTGATCTTTTGCCCGTTTTGCCGGCCCTTTGTCCGTCGAGGAAATCTCTCCCTTTTCGGTCAGAGAATATTCTGCGGCCGGGAACCATCGGGAAATACCCGCGGGGGGCGGGTTTTTCGCCCGGGCCGGTCATCCGTCCGGCGGTTGGCGAATGGGGCATTGTCAAAGGCATAAACGGGAACCGGGAAAACAGAACGGGGCCGGTGCAGTGGCCATTCAGCCGGATTGACACCACAGCACGGATTTCCCCGGAGAAGTCGCTTTGGTTGCCCGGCATCGGATAAATGGAGTAAGATAGTTCTAACACCGAATGAACGAACGGCAAGTCGAAGGAGGAGCCAAGTGATGGAAATCGGCATTTACACATTCGGAGAACGGACGGTGGACCCGGAAACCGGCCAATTGATCAGCCCGGAGGAACGGCTGCGGCGCCTGATGGAAGAAATTGAACTGGCCGATCAAGTCGGGCTGGATGTATTCGGCATCGGCGAACATCATCGGCCCGACTACACCGTTTCGGCCCCGGCGGTAGTGCTTGCCGCCGCCGGCGCCCGCACGAAACGCATCCGGTTGACCAGCGCGGTCAACGTCCTGAGCTCCGACGATCCGGTCCGGGTATTCCAGCAGTTTGCCACCCTGGACCTGCTCACCCAAGGCCGCGCCGAAATCATGGTCGGCCGCGGTTCCTTTATCGAATCCTTTCCCCTTTTCGGTTATGACCTGAAGGATTATGACGAACTGTTTGAAGAAAAGCTCGATCTGTTGCTCAAGCTGCGGGAATCCGAAAAGGTCACATGGTCGGGGAAGCATCGGCCGCCGCTCGACAATCGCGGCGTCTATCCCCGGCCCCTGCAAAACCCGCTTCCCGTGTGGGTGGCTGTAGGCGGAACTCCGGAATCGGCCATCCGGGCGGGCATGCTCGGCCTGCCGATGGCGCTGGGCATCATCGGCGGCCTGCCCGAGCGTTTTGCTCCCTTCGCCCGATTGCATCGTGAGGCTGCGCAAAAGGCCGGCCATAAACCGCCGCGCCTAAGCATCAATTCCCATGGTTTTCTCGCCGATTCGTCCCGGGAAGCGGCCGACACCGCCTATCCCGCGTTCAAAACGATGATGGACCGGCTGGGGCGGGAACGGGGCTGGCCGCCCATGACCCGGGAGCAGTTCGAGTTTTCCCTTTCCTTGCGGGGCGCCAATTTTGTCGGCAGCCCCGAGCAAGTGATCGAAAAAATCTTGTTCCAGCATGAGATTTTCGGCCACGACCGCTTCCTTTTGCAGTTGACCGTCGGCACGCTGCCGCACAAAAAAGTGCTGCACGCCATCGAACTGCTGGGGACTAAAGTGGCGCCGGCCGTCAAGCGGGAAATTGCCCGGGCAAACCGCAAATCATAACCGGTTTCCGCAAAAAGGAGCGGATTGAGAGGAAAAAGGTTCCGAGCGGGCTTCGGGATGCCCGGTCAATTTAAGCGGTGGACCATTTCGTACTTGTTTCCGCACGGATCTTCAAAATAAACCGCATAGTATGTCGGGCTGATCGGAAACAGCCGGGGGCCGCTGTTGATGACGCCCCCATACCGGACCACAAGCTCCGCAATCCGGTCCACTTCCTCCCGGTCATGGGCCCAAAACCCGATCAGATTTTCGTTCGGCTCATGGCCGGGATCTTCCGTAATGGCAAAGTACGGAACACTCGGAAGTTCTCCCTCCGCGGCAAACACTTTCCATTTTTCCGAATGGAAAGTGCGGGTAAAACCCAACGCGGGGAGCAGGTTTTCATAAAAGATACGGACTTGTTCCCAGGATTTCACTCGCAAATCGATATGACTGAATCGATTCATCGCCCCGCCTCCAAATGATTTTTGATTTGCTTCAGCTTCTCCGCCCAGAAACGTCGCATCAATTCCCTGACATAGACATCTTCCAGCATTTCCTGATGGATGCCGACGGTCGTTTTGCCCGAAGCAACGGACAGCAATAACAATTGCAGCCGGGAGGGTTTTTCCCATTCCGGGAGCTTCCATCTCATGCGGAGCTTTTGATTCGGCAAAACCACCGTAAGTTTTCCGGTGATGCCTTCCGCAGATTGGAATTCGTATCCCTTTTGCAGCCGGAACCCGGAGACGTCCCCGAGCCATAAGGGCAAGCCCTGCGGCGAAGTCAGGAAGCCCCAAACCTCTTCCTTCTCCACCGCGACCGTCTTTCGGACGCCGATTTGAACGCCCGCGTCTTTGGTGACGCCGACGGGAATCCGGCCCAGAAGCTGACCGTACATGACAGCCAGCCATTCCGCCCATTCGTCCGTCACCTGAAAATATTCGCCGATATGCGCCTTGATCTCCTCGCGGGACCAGGAGGGATCCACCGCCTGCTGCAAGGCCGCGACCCACTCTTCCCAGGTGATTCCCGTCGCATCCCGGACCGCCTGCCGAAAAACGGAACCTGGCATCTTCATTCCTCCCCATCGATCAGCGGATAAAGAAAACACGACCGCATCATTTTGGCGGCATCCTGACCGGTGAGGAGGATGCGCGGCACCGTGCCTTCGCACCCATGCAAAAGCGCGCCGGATGAAGCCGTTCAATTGCCCGAAAAACGGAACGCCGCAGGGTTTGTCCCTGCGGCTGTCCGGATCATGACGGGGCTCTCCCCCCTCCTAACCGGAACAGCCGAACGGGGCAAGCCTTTTCCTCCGAGCGGACAAAGGGAACGGATAGGCATCATCTCCGCCACCCGCGGTTCTGCCTGACGGATTAAGACTGGTGCAACCCCAAGGGACAAAGGAGCCCGACGGGAATCTACCGCTGGGAAAAAAACATATGCCACCATTGATTTCTAGAAAAAACCCTCTATAGGAATCCTCATTCGCTGAATGAAAAGCATATGCCGGCATTGATTTCTGACAAAGGAGCCCTGACGGGAATCCTCATCCCCTCATCAACCGGATCAGGATCATTGGAAATGGACCCGTTGCCTCACGTTTCGGGATGGCTGCCGCCAAATCGGCGGCTTACTGCCATAGTTTCAGGATATCCGTCCCGTTTCCCCCCCCCACCTCTCTAATAGGATTCGGCAGATGTTGAACCCCTTCCGCAGAAAGGTTCATGGGATGGTTGTCTACATTCTAACAGAAAATTTCGAATAGGGCATCTCTTTTTTTGCCTGCTTGCTTCCCAATTCCGCGAACTTGACCCCGGCACCTGTCCTCCGGTTTTCAAAGAGGGGGAAAAGAAGGCGAGGTCCGGCCGCCACGAATGGCCATGATTTGCTTATATATTCGTTGATCCGGCCCAAAAATGTTTTCATCAACTGAACGGCGGCAGACAAGCGAAAGGCTGAAAAAAGCGGACGGGCCGGGAAGAACGGATGAAGGCATCGCCTCGGCTGCAACAGGCGGGACAAAATCGAAGGATCGGTCATTTTCGTTTGCAGGCATTACGTTTTCGGGCAGCGCAGGCATAAAATTTGATTTGCGCATCTGATGCCATTATAATGGTGGGCAAGATGACCCAAACCCGTAAAAGTCATTCCTCCCATACGGTCCATCCCAAAAAATCCGCACGTTTAACAGGCGTTTTTCAGCCGTTTCGGCCGTGTTCATTTCGCGGATGATGATTTTTTGGAACCCGCCTCCGGATATGATTCCATTTAAAAAACTTCAGAAAGAAGGGGAAATGTCTATGTCCATTGCGGTTACTGGCGCTACCGGCCAACTCGGGGGACTTGTGATCCGGCATTTGCTCAAAAAAGTTCCCGCCAGTGAAATCATTGCCGTCGTCCGTGACGTTGAAAAAGCCTCCGCCCTTGCCGGGCAAGGCGTGGAAGTCCGTCAAGGCGATTACAATCATCCGGAATCCCTTCAAAAGGCTTTTGCCGGCGTCTCCAAGCTGCTCTTTATCTCGAGCCCGGACGCGGACGATACGCTCCGCATCGTCCAACATGCCAATGTCGTAAAAGCGGCCAGGGATGCTGGGGTAAAACATATCGCCTACACCGGGTATGCCTTCGCCGAAGAGGCAAAACTGCCCCTTGCGCACGTCCATTTGGCGACGGAACATGCCATTCGCACGACCAATATCCCCTATACTTTCCTGCGCAACGCCTTGTATACGGAACTTTTTGTGAATGAGGGGCTGCGCACCTCCGCAGAATCCGGAACCCTCATTACGAATGCGGGAAGCGGCATCGTCAACTCAGCAACCCGCCATGATCTTGCCTTGGCCGCCGCCACCGTCCTGACAGAGGAAGGACATGAAAACAAGACGTACAACCTGGTTTCCAATCAGCCTTGGACATTCGACGATCTGGCCCGAATCCTCTCCGAGGTATCCGGCAAAAAGGTCGTGCATCAGTCCGTCTCATTTGAAGAAGAGAAAACTATCCTCATCAAAGCCGGCGTCCCGGAACCGTTTGCCGAACTTACGGCGGTGATCTACGACGCGGTTGCCAAAGGCGAAACGTCCAAAACGTCGGATGACCTGCAAAAACTGATCGGAACCCTGACCCCTTTGAAAGAAACGGTAAAACAAGCCTTGAATATTTAATGCCCATTGACATCAAGCGAAAAAAAAAACAGGCCGCCAGAAGCAAATGCGTGGCCTGTTTTTATGTTGTTCCCGAAAAGACAAACAGCCTAAGACCTGCACCCATATAGGGATTCAGGCAACCTCATTTCCTTGGCAAACGTCGGCGGTTTGGAAAACAAATCTGTCGGTGCGCGGCCTCCCTGCGGATTTGGAAAATGGGCACAAGGAAACGGTCCGGTAATGGCCGAAGAAGATTGTCATTCCATCATTTTAATAATCTTGCACGTTTTCCTTTTGCTCCCGCTCCGCCCTATTTTTCGGATTTTTACTTGGACGATAACGGCGGAATGCCCGATAACGTTATTGCTTTCGCGAGCGGCCGGGGCCGTCCGCCCCGGATCGGCATCCTCCCGCCGTCTTCGCCGGGGGAAAAACTTTTGAAGACAGTCCCGCATGGCAAACCCTCGCCATCACCCCGGTTGCCCCTCCGATCCCGCTATCCTCCTCCGTTGCCGGCCCCCTTTATCCGTCGGGATCGGAAAGACAGCAATCGACAAGAAATTCCGATCCCCGCTTTATGGTATGATCGGATCGGGAAAGCCCCGGCAGCTCCCGCGGCGATAGGGCTTGGCGCCCGGGGCCCCGCTTCTTCGCTTCCGCCCACGTCCCGGAACTCTGACGGAAAAGGAGGGAAATGGAACAGGAACGGATCTTCGGCGCGGGCGGCGCGGCGGAAACCGGGAATGAGCGGCGGCTCGGATCGCCGGCCATCATGAACTAAGGGACAAGACGACGGAACTCCCCGACGCACCGCATTTCGTTTTCCGCTCTAAAAAAGACGGTCCCTGGCGGACCTTCCCTCGATGTTACCGTCTGACCCCGGTGGTGTAATAGGGCGGGATTTTACCCCCTGGCGGACTTTCCCTCGATGTTACCGGGGAGATTGTCTATTGTCCCAAACTTGGCCCGATCCCGCGATCCGGGACGGATTGACTGCCGCTTCCTTTGACCGAAGGAGATTTCGTCCTCGTAGACTTCGACTATGAGAGACGGTTGACTGCCGTTTCATTTGACCCGCCCCCACGGACGGGTTTCAGCGATTCGTTTTTTTGCCGATATCAACATTTTGTTTTTGATAGGATAGACGCGGGGAATTTTGTGAGGAGGTAGGAATTGAAAATGGCTACAAACGACAAGGTGATTCTCAAAGAAGTCACAATTCGGGCTCCGCTGGATTTGGTTTGGTATGCGTGGACCATTTCCGAGCGAGTGGCCGAATGGTTCGCGCCGGAAGCCGTGGTGGAGGCGAAAGAAGGCGGGCCATTTGAATTGTATTTCATCCCGGGGAACAAGCATTCCATGAACACGAGGGGCTGCAAGATTACCAAACTCGCGGAACAAAAGGAATTGCATTTCACGTGGAAAGGGCCGGACAATTTTGCCCATCTCATGAACAACGAAGACGAGCTGACCCGGGTGAAAGTGAGCTTTGAAGCGCTCGGCCCGGATACGTCCAAAGTCATCGTGGAACATTCCGGATTCAAAAACGAAGAAGAATGGGAAGAAGCCTATCAATGGCATCAGGCCGCCTGGTCGCAAGTGTTGGACAGCCTCCGGTCGGCCCTTGAAAAAGGCGAAGGAAACTTGTGTTGCCAACCGGTTTCATAAACTGCCTGTTTTCGTACGGGCAACCAATAATGAACGGGAAGCCGGACGGACCGGAAACCTCAAGCGGCCGGCTGGTGCCGGGTTTCCCGGATCGGATCACCGTGAGCAATCCGTCCCTTTTCCGGCTGGCCATGCGCCCAACCCCCGCTGAACTTCTGCCCGGTGTCAAGCATATACTAAGCGATCGCACTTCCAACCTGCGCCCAAACCTTGGCAAATATTCATCCGGCTTATTGTCCGCATCTTCCGTCGTGATGACGAAATCGGAACAGCCGGACTTTCCTTTTCCCCGAAGGGATGGAAACGGGGAAAATCGGACGCAGGGAGCAGACGGCCGTCAACCGGGCGGACCTGCTCCCATGTGCCCATTTCTCATCCATGCCCTTTCCTTCGTCCGGAAAACCATGGGGGTCTGGCATCCGCCGCCAAAGCCCCCGGCAAGGCTCAGCGCGATAGCAAAAGGATGGTAACAGTCGGCCGCTTCATCCTCTTTATCTATTGCACCCGATATACGTCCCTCTAAAAGATCCTCATTTACGCGTCATTTTTCCCTTTTAACAGTCCGATCCCCAACGTCACTAATCCAGCCCCAAGCAGCACCGCTCCGACATAAGCCAAATAGATGAAAGCATTCGGCTTTGCCGCATCCGGTGAAAGAACCGAGAAGAAAAAGGCGGCCGGAAGGAAGATGGCGGACGTCGGTATACTGGAGCGGACAAACTGTTTCCACCTGTCCGATAAGCTTGTTTCATCGACATACCTCAAGGTAATCAATGATAAGACCAATAAAACCCCCGCATGGGCATGGCCGGCTCGAAATAAATCCTGCCGGAGCGGATTCTCCGCATATCCGGACCCCGGGTCGGTTAACAGCCGCAGTAAGCTCACGCCGCCATAAAGGACGGTCGGCAAAATAATCAGCAAAAGGCCTGCCATACGGCGCAACTCTTTACTCATCGCTGATCTCCCCCAAAACTTAAAAATATTTCTCCGATCGGACAAACTTCGAGCATGCCGTTGCAAGTTTTCTTCGGAAAACTTAATTCTCCGATCGAATATACGGTCAATTCCACAGCCGTTCCGTGAAGATCCACGGTAAAAAGCCAAATCGCCTTCGGATTTATTCCACTGCTTGCGATGTTTCATCCCATAATTGCGGCCAGTCAGTAGAACATTTCCGCCGGGAACCTTCAATTCTGACATTCCATCCGAGTATTTTGACGATTTAAAGGATGTCAGAATTCAACCGGAATCTCTTTTGTCCTGCATGATGGGTCGCAGAGAAACGCCCGTTTGTTGGCCGGCAGCTTCTGAAAAGCCGCCGTTAGAAGCACCGCCGCAAAAATGACCAATCACGTTTTACCCTGATTGATGGTTCGAAGGACGGAGCATTTCCGCCATCAGCTTGGC encodes:
- a CDS encoding VOC family protein, with the translated sequence MNRFSHIDLRVKSWEQVRIFYENLLPALGFTRTFHSEKWKVFAAEGELPSVPYFAITEDPGHEPNENLIGFWAHDREEVDRIAELVVRYGGVINSGPRLFPISPTYYAVYFEDPCGNKYEMVHRLN
- a CDS encoding SDR family oxidoreductase codes for the protein MSIAVTGATGQLGGLVIRHLLKKVPASEIIAVVRDVEKASALAGQGVEVRQGDYNHPESLQKAFAGVSKLLFISSPDADDTLRIVQHANVVKAARDAGVKHIAYTGYAFAEEAKLPLAHVHLATEHAIRTTNIPYTFLRNALYTELFVNEGLRTSAESGTLITNAGSGIVNSATRHDLALAAATVLTEEGHENKTYNLVSNQPWTFDDLARILSEVSGKKVVHQSVSFEEEKTILIKAGVPEPFAELTAVIYDAVAKGETSKTSDDLQKLIGTLTPLKETVKQALNI
- a CDS encoding SRPBCC family protein — protein: MATNDKVILKEVTIRAPLDLVWYAWTISERVAEWFAPEAVVEAKEGGPFELYFIPGNKHSMNTRGCKITKLAEQKELHFTWKGPDNFAHLMNNEDELTRVKVSFEALGPDTSKVIVEHSGFKNEEEWEEAYQWHQAAWSQVLDSLRSALEKGEGNLCCQPVS
- a CDS encoding sigma-54-dependent Fis family transcriptional regulator translates to MEILESPQVLSASHQRSRQFGVDPDHVVNDILSGGELRDRQSRLRPLLSAAETVLKPLWKFLEKRSFMVLLSDADGYILSSWGKSPFTERAKMVQLSTGANWHERVKGTNAIGTALMERKPVSIVGSQHFCYENHFLTCYAAPLYTSTGELIGVLDISGEVHAHHPHTLGMVTAAAMACQSRLLLEESRRELTLVLHAADAIMQTCAQPLLSVDGEGKIMRLNQAAEALFHVQASRCVGQPLEMLFGKHGAARILSLKNGDITELRLEESARSGVPDTWIVRAVKDERKHPFCTILSPMPAPSGPSAGDGRTSDAGKKDEARSAPQRIIASCPKVKQVFALLRHIAKSNATVLIRGETGTGKEIAARELHRQSGRKGPFVVVNCGAIPESLIESELFGYEKGAFTGAQQKGQMGKFEAANQGTLFLDEIGELPLASQAVLLRVLEEKRVTRIGSHVSKPVDVRIVAATNRDLYQEVVQKRFRADLYFRLNEMEIVLPPLRERTDLDELIRHFLHEITAELNIPPLSIAPEAMHLLRQYQWPGNIRQLRHVIRQAVFRAHFVKGKDDVGPGDLQLPDDELIESDSIRENPLPEKPGRTSGDEESRIALALREAGGNVSQAARYLKMGRTTLYRKLKQYPRLAAIRKEKNE
- the exaC gene encoding acetaldehyde dehydrogenase ExaC; its protein translation is MTQQVSASYPAPNTPESPVQYKEKYDNFIGGEWVPPVNGEYFENPSPVNGRVFTKVARSQREDIELALDKAHQAKEKWGNTSVAERSRILLKIADRLEENLEKLALSETWDNGKPIRETLAADLPLAIDHFRYFAGVIRGEEGSVSEIDAQTLSMHIKEPIGVVGQIIPWNFPLLMAAWKLAPALAAGNCVVLKPAEQTPATIMLFAELVGDLLPPGVLNIVNGFGPEAGQPLATSPRVGKVAFTGETTTGRLIMQFASENITPVTLELGGKSPNIFTESVMRKDDAFLEKALEGFTLFALNQGEVCTCPSRALIQESIYDEFIERALERVRKIKMGDPLHPETMMGAQASKDQYEKILSYIDIGKKEGAEVLTGGGPYHNPQYPDGYYIQPTVLKGHNKMRVFQEEIFGPVVSVTTFKDEKELIEIANDTLYGLGAGLWTRDVHEAYQIARKIQAGRIWVNCYHLYPAHAAFGGYKQSGIGRENHKMMLEHYQQTKNMLISYSKEPVGLF
- a CDS encoding LLM class flavin-dependent oxidoreductase — protein: MEIGIYTFGERTVDPETGQLISPEERLRRLMEEIELADQVGLDVFGIGEHHRPDYTVSAPAVVLAAAGARTKRIRLTSAVNVLSSDDPVRVFQQFATLDLLTQGRAEIMVGRGSFIESFPLFGYDLKDYDELFEEKLDLLLKLRESEKVTWSGKHRPPLDNRGVYPRPLQNPLPVWVAVGGTPESAIRAGMLGLPMALGIIGGLPERFAPFARLHREAAQKAGHKPPRLSINSHGFLADSSREAADTAYPAFKTMMDRLGRERGWPPMTREQFEFSLSLRGANFVGSPEQVIEKILFQHEIFGHDRFLLQLTVGTLPHKKVLHAIELLGTKVAPAVKREIARANRKS
- a CDS encoding SRPBCC domain-containing protein, with product MPGSVFRQAVRDATGITWEEWVAALQQAVDPSWSREEIKAHIGEYFQVTDEWAEWLAVMYGQLLGRIPVGVTKDAGVQIGVRKTVAVEKEEVWGFLTSPQGLPLWLGDVSGFRLQKGYEFQSAEGITGKLTVVLPNQKLRMRWKLPEWEKPSRLQLLLLSVASGKTTVGIHQEMLEDVYVRELMRRFWAEKLKQIKNHLEAGR